In Mycobacterium gallinarum, a single window of DNA contains:
- a CDS encoding cytochrome P450 — MTKPKLKFNPVSQDYFDNPYEIYKRMRDEAPIYYDEEEDFYALTRHEDVAAALKDTDSFSSSRGCDLSMVRSEEGPHKSIIFMDPPDHRHMRSLLNKAFTPRAIQSQRETVIEVVEHYLSKCDPDGFDVVQDFSGPFPVEVITRMAGVPEEFRQQVRHWIDTSLEREPGQIELSEKNMQANIDSGIYYYGLVQERRQNPQDDMISRLITAEIPGPDGKMRKLDDIEITGFCALLGGAGAETVTKLIGSAVVEFAKHPEQWQLLLDDRSKVHDAVEELLRYVGPVQYNVRYTLKEAHVPSGTVPAHKPVFIMKAAANRDPRAYDRAEEFDITRDRTQSPHMGLGYGIHSCLGAALARLESVIALEHLLDFMPRYEVDWDGLHRVTMQNVAGYHNVPVRVLK, encoded by the coding sequence ATGACCAAGCCCAAATTGAAATTTAACCCGGTTTCGCAGGACTACTTCGACAACCCGTATGAGATCTACAAGCGCATGCGCGACGAAGCGCCGATCTACTACGACGAGGAAGAGGACTTCTACGCGCTGACCCGGCACGAGGACGTCGCCGCGGCTTTGAAGGACACGGACTCGTTCTCCTCGTCTCGTGGCTGCGACCTGTCGATGGTGCGGTCCGAGGAGGGGCCGCACAAGTCCATCATCTTCATGGATCCACCCGACCACCGCCACATGCGCAGCCTGCTGAACAAGGCGTTTACGCCCCGCGCCATTCAGTCGCAGCGTGAAACCGTCATCGAGGTCGTTGAGCACTACCTGTCGAAGTGCGACCCGGACGGTTTCGACGTCGTCCAGGATTTCTCAGGCCCGTTTCCCGTCGAAGTGATCACCCGGATGGCCGGTGTCCCCGAAGAGTTCCGCCAGCAGGTGCGGCATTGGATCGACACGAGCCTCGAACGTGAGCCTGGCCAAATCGAGCTGTCCGAGAAGAACATGCAGGCCAATATCGACTCGGGCATCTACTACTACGGCCTGGTGCAGGAACGGCGCCAGAATCCGCAGGACGACATGATCAGCCGACTCATCACGGCCGAGATTCCCGGTCCCGACGGCAAGATGCGCAAGCTGGACGACATCGAGATCACCGGCTTCTGTGCACTGCTCGGTGGCGCCGGCGCCGAGACGGTCACCAAGCTGATCGGCAGCGCCGTCGTCGAGTTCGCCAAGCATCCGGAACAGTGGCAGTTGCTGCTCGACGACCGCAGCAAGGTTCACGATGCCGTCGAGGAACTGCTGCGCTACGTCGGCCCGGTGCAGTACAACGTGCGCTACACGCTCAAAGAAGCACACGTGCCCAGCGGCACGGTGCCCGCGCACAAGCCGGTCTTCATCATGAAGGCGGCCGCCAACCGTGACCCTCGGGCCTACGACCGCGCCGAAGAATTCGACATCACCCGCGACCGCACCCAGTCGCCGCACATGGGCCTGGGCTACGGAATTCACAGTTGCCTGGGGGCGGCACTGGCCCGCCTGGAGAGTGTGATCGCGCTCGAGCACCTGCTGGACTTCATGCCGCGTTACGAGGTCGACTGGGACGGCTTACATCGGGTGACGATGCAGAACGTCGCGGGTTACCACAACGTTCCAGTGAGGGTGCTGAAGTGA
- a CDS encoding NAD(P)-dependent oxidoreductase translates to MRVGFIGLGSQGGPMARRIVEGGFETTLWARRAASLDPYADTGAKTAGSPAELAAASDLVCLCVVGDDDVREVLYGDSGVLAGLASGGVVAIHSTVHPDTCREIAEKAAAQGVSVIDAPVSGGGPAVEEGKLLVMVGGEEEVAERCRPVFATYADPIVHLGPLGSGQVTKILNNLLFTANLGSALSTLDLGESLGIPRVRLAEVLNGGSATSKALGSIAIFGGTVEGLAPIAGALLQKDVRHAASIAAAASAPEGSVFTAADTALESMDHPR, encoded by the coding sequence ATGCGCGTCGGATTCATCGGGTTGGGCAGTCAGGGCGGTCCCATGGCACGACGGATCGTCGAAGGCGGGTTCGAGACGACGCTGTGGGCGCGTCGGGCGGCCAGCCTCGATCCCTATGCCGACACCGGCGCGAAGACCGCGGGTTCACCCGCTGAGTTGGCAGCGGCGAGTGACCTGGTCTGCCTATGTGTGGTCGGCGACGACGACGTACGGGAAGTGCTCTATGGCGACAGCGGCGTGCTGGCAGGTCTGGCCTCCGGCGGCGTGGTGGCGATCCACAGCACCGTGCACCCCGACACGTGCCGGGAGATCGCGGAGAAGGCTGCCGCTCAGGGTGTTTCGGTGATCGACGCACCCGTGAGCGGCGGAGGCCCCGCCGTGGAGGAGGGCAAGCTGCTCGTCATGGTGGGAGGCGAAGAAGAGGTCGCCGAGCGGTGCCGCCCGGTGTTCGCGACCTACGCCGATCCGATCGTTCATCTCGGTCCGCTCGGCAGCGGACAGGTCACCAAGATCCTCAACAACCTGCTGTTCACCGCGAACCTGGGCAGCGCGCTGAGCACACTCGACCTGGGCGAGTCCCTCGGCATCCCGCGGGTTCGGCTGGCCGAGGTGCTCAACGGGGGATCGGCGACCAGCAAGGCGCTGGGAAGCATCGCGATCTTCGGCGGGACCGTCGAAGGCCTCGCGCCGATCGCGGGCGCGTTGTTGCAGAAGGACGTTCGTCACGCAGCCAGCATCGCCGCCGCCGCGTCAGCGCCCGAAGGCTCGGTGTTCACCGCGGCGGACACCGCCCTGGAATCGATGGACCATCCGCGGTGA
- a CDS encoding NAD(P)-dependent oxidoreductase produces the protein MTCVGFVGAGRMGGPMVSRLVESGHHVRALGRTDEKRQEVTALGAQAVAGLHDIARDADVLIVCVFTDEQVVQVCSPGVLSAMSPGSALVVHTTGSPRTVQTIAAHSPSVDVLDAPVSGGPHNIAGGGLTIFVGGPTDAVARVRPVLAAYSDPILHVGPLGAGQAVKLTNNALFAAQIGLLREAVALGDRLGVDEAQLLEAITHGSGSSRVAGFVAAGGSVDSFVERTREFIGKDVEVVRKIAAELGETIGLLDNVINAGIQP, from the coding sequence GTGACTTGCGTCGGATTCGTTGGGGCGGGTCGCATGGGCGGCCCGATGGTGTCCCGTCTCGTCGAATCCGGCCATCACGTCCGCGCACTCGGTAGGACGGACGAAAAGCGCCAGGAGGTCACTGCGCTCGGCGCACAGGCGGTCGCGGGTCTCCACGACATCGCCAGGGACGCAGACGTTCTCATCGTCTGCGTCTTCACCGACGAGCAGGTTGTGCAGGTGTGCTCGCCCGGCGTGCTCTCGGCGATGTCGCCCGGCTCCGCCCTCGTCGTGCACACGACCGGAAGTCCGCGCACCGTGCAGACGATCGCGGCACACTCCCCCAGCGTCGACGTGCTGGACGCCCCCGTCAGCGGCGGCCCGCACAACATCGCCGGCGGCGGGCTGACGATTTTCGTCGGTGGTCCCACTGATGCGGTCGCGCGCGTCCGGCCGGTACTCGCCGCCTATAGCGACCCGATTCTGCACGTCGGTCCGCTGGGCGCGGGCCAGGCCGTCAAGTTGACCAACAACGCGTTGTTCGCCGCCCAGATCGGGTTGTTGCGGGAGGCCGTCGCGCTGGGCGATCGCCTTGGCGTGGACGAGGCACAGCTGCTGGAGGCGATCACGCACGGCAGCGGGTCGAGCCGGGTCGCGGGTTTTGTCGCGGCGGGCGGATCGGTGGACTCCTTCGTCGAACGGACCCGCGAGTTCATCGGAAAGGACGTCGAGGTCGTGCGCAAGATCGCTGCCGAGCTCGGTGAGACGATCGGGCTCCTCGACAACGTCATCAACGCCGGAATTCAACCATGA
- a CDS encoding alpha/beta hydrolase gives MSGLIAAVDEPKAVVVAFHGGSSTAAYFDCPGHPSLSLLRMGADHGFTMVALDRPGYGSSAPYPDAMERPEQRVALVYGAIDKILGANPRGAGLFLVGHSAGCELAVRLAVDDRADQAGVIGLELAGTGVQYDAAMAEIMKSATATGRPTGLREVLWQPAELYPPDVLSGMTNSSTGALYEVGMTKSWPRQDFPALAPHVRVPVQFSAAEHERVWRSDAEALGQIAAMFTSSPRFVTNEQPNTGHNMSLSHNAAAYHSAVLSFAEECVVAQQSTSEAMEAG, from the coding sequence ATGTCCGGACTGATCGCGGCGGTCGACGAACCCAAGGCTGTCGTGGTCGCGTTCCACGGCGGATCCAGCACCGCAGCGTATTTCGATTGCCCGGGGCACCCGTCGCTGTCACTGCTCCGGATGGGAGCCGACCACGGCTTCACCATGGTGGCACTCGACCGGCCCGGGTACGGAAGCTCTGCGCCCTACCCTGACGCCATGGAGCGGCCGGAGCAACGTGTTGCGCTCGTTTACGGCGCGATCGACAAGATACTCGGCGCCAACCCGCGCGGTGCGGGATTGTTTCTCGTCGGCCACTCCGCCGGTTGTGAGCTGGCGGTGCGTCTGGCCGTAGATGATCGGGCTGACCAAGCCGGCGTCATCGGACTCGAGTTGGCGGGCACGGGTGTGCAATACGACGCGGCGATGGCCGAGATCATGAAGTCGGCGACGGCGACCGGTCGACCGACCGGCCTGCGCGAGGTGCTCTGGCAGCCCGCCGAGCTGTATCCGCCCGACGTGCTGTCCGGCATGACGAACTCGTCGACCGGCGCGCTCTACGAAGTGGGCATGACGAAGAGCTGGCCGCGGCAGGACTTTCCCGCGCTGGCGCCGCATGTTCGGGTGCCGGTGCAGTTCAGCGCCGCCGAACACGAGCGCGTGTGGCGATCGGATGCCGAGGCCCTGGGTCAGATCGCCGCCATGTTCACGTCATCACCGCGATTCGTGACCAACGAGCAACCGAACACCGGACACAATATGTCCCTATCGCACAACGCGGCGGCGTACCACAGCGCAGTGCTGTCGTTCGCCGAGGAATGCGTTGTCGCGCAGCAGAGCACATCGGAAGCTATGGAGGCGGGTTGA